One genomic window of Pseudomonas aeruginosa includes the following:
- a CDS encoding gamma-butyrobetaine hydroxylase-like domain-containing protein: protein MRIPSAIQLHKASKTLTLRYGEDSYDLPAEFLRVHSPSAEVQGHGNPVLQYGKLNVGLVGVEPAGQYALKLSFDDGHDSGLFTWDYLYELATRKDQLWADYLAELASAGKSRDPDESVVKLML from the coding sequence ATGCGTATCCCTTCCGCCATCCAGCTGCACAAAGCCTCGAAGACCCTGACCCTGCGCTACGGCGAGGATAGCTACGACCTGCCTGCCGAGTTCCTCCGCGTGCATTCGCCCTCGGCCGAGGTCCAGGGCCACGGCAACCCGGTATTGCAGTACGGCAAGCTGAACGTCGGCCTGGTCGGCGTCGAACCCGCCGGCCAGTACGCACTGAAGCTGAGCTTCGACGACGGCCACGACAGCGGCCTGTTCACCTGGGACTACCTGTACGAGCTGGCGACCCGCAAGGACCAGCTATGGGCCGACTACCTGGCGGAGCTGGCCAGCGCCGGCAAGTCGCGCGACCCCGACGAGTCGGTCGTCAAGCTGATGCTCTGA
- the phaC gene encoding class II poly(R)-hydroxyalkanoic acid synthase → MSQKNNNELPKQAAENTLNLNPVIGIRGKDLLTSARMVLLQAVRQPLHSARHVAHFSLELKNVLLGQSELRPGDDDRRFSDPAWSQNPLYKRYMQTYLAWRKELHSWISHSDLSPQDISRGQFVINLLTEAMSPTNSLSNPAAVKRFFETGGKSLLDGLGHLAKDLVNNGGMPSQVDMDAFEVGKNLATTEGAVVFRNDVLELIQYRPITESVHERPLLVVPPQINKFYVFDLSPDKSLARFCLRNGVQTFIVSWRNPTKSQREWGLTTYIEALKEAIEVVLSITGSKDLNLLGACSGGITTATLVGHYVASGEKKVNAFTQLVSVLDFELNTQVALFADEKTLEAAKRRSYQSGVLEGKDMAKVFAWMRPNDLIWNYWVNNYLLGNQPPAFDILYWNNDTTRLPAALHGEFVELFKSNPLNRPGALEVSGTPIDLKQVTCDFYCVAGLNDHITPWESCYKSARLLGGKCEFILSNSGHIQSILNPPGNPKARFMTNPELPAEPKAWLEQAGKHADSWWLHWQQWLAERSGKTRKAPANLGNKTYPAGEAAPGTYVHER, encoded by the coding sequence ATGAGTCAGAAGAACAATAACGAGCTTCCCAAGCAAGCCGCGGAAAACACACTGAACCTGAATCCGGTGATCGGCATCCGGGGCAAGGACCTGCTCACCTCCGCGCGCATGGTCCTGCTCCAGGCGGTGCGCCAGCCGCTGCACAGCGCCAGGCACGTGGCGCATTTCAGCCTGGAGCTGAAGAACGTCCTGCTCGGCCAGTCGGAGCTACGCCCAGGCGATGACGACCGACGCTTTTCCGATCCGGCCTGGAGCCAGAATCCGCTGTACAAGCGCTACATGCAGACCTACCTGGCCTGGCGCAAGGAGCTGCACAGCTGGATCAGCCACAGCGACCTGTCGCCGCAGGACATCAGTCGTGGCCAGTTCGTCATCAACCTGCTGACCGAGGCGATGTCGCCGACCAACAGCCTGAGCAACCCGGCGGCGGTCAAGCGCTTCTTCGAGACCGGCGGCAAGAGCCTGCTGGACGGCCTCGGCCACCTGGCCAAGGACCTGGTGAACAACGGCGGGATGCCGAGCCAGGTGGACATGGACGCCTTCGAGGTGGGCAAGAACCTGGCCACCACCGAGGGCGCCGTGGTGTTCCGCAACGACGTGCTGGAACTGATCCAGTACCGGCCGATCACCGAGTCGGTGCACGAACGCCCGCTGCTGGTGGTGCCGCCGCAGATCAACAAGTTCTACGTCTTCGACCTGTCGCCGGACAAGAGCCTGGCGCGCTTCTGCCTGCGCAACGGCGTGCAGACCTTCATCGTCAGCTGGCGCAACCCGACCAAGTCGCAGCGCGAATGGGGCCTGACCACCTATATCGAGGCGCTCAAGGAGGCCATCGAGGTAGTCCTGTCGATCACCGGCAGCAAGGACCTCAACCTCCTCGGCGCCTGCTCCGGCGGGATCACCACCGCGACCCTGGTCGGCCACTACGTGGCCAGCGGCGAGAAGAAGGTCAACGCCTTCACCCAACTGGTCAGCGTGCTCGACTTCGAACTGAATACCCAGGTCGCGCTGTTCGCCGACGAGAAGACCCTGGAGGCCGCCAAGCGTCGCTCCTACCAGTCCGGCGTGCTGGAGGGCAAGGACATGGCCAAGGTGTTCGCCTGGATGCGCCCCAACGACCTGATCTGGAACTACTGGGTCAACAACTACCTGCTCGGCAACCAGCCGCCGGCGTTCGACATCCTCTACTGGAACAACGACACCACGCGCCTGCCCGCCGCGCTGCACGGCGAGTTCGTCGAACTGTTCAAGAGCAACCCGCTGAACCGCCCCGGCGCCCTGGAGGTCTCCGGCACGCCCATCGACCTGAAGCAGGTGACTTGCGACTTCTACTGTGTCGCCGGTCTGAACGACCACATCACACCCTGGGAGTCGTGCTACAAGTCGGCCAGGCTGCTGGGTGGCAAGTGCGAGTTCATCCTCTCCAACAGCGGTCACATCCAGAGCATCCTCAACCCACCGGGCAACCCCAAGGCACGCTTCATGACCAATCCGGAACTGCCCGCCGAGCCCAAGGCCTGGCTGGAACAGGCCGGCAAGCACGCCGACTCGTGGTGGTTGCACTGGCAGCAATGGCTGGCCGAACGCTCCGGCAAGACCCGCAAGGCGCCCGCCAACCTGGGCAACAAGACCTATCCGGCCGGCGAAGCCGCGCCCGGAACCTACGTGCATGAACGATGA
- the phaZ gene encoding poly(3-hydroxyalkanoate) depolymerase — MPQPFVFRTIDLDGQTIRTAVRPGKEGSTPLLIFNGIGANLELVFPFVQALDPELEVIAFDVPGVGGSSTPSVPYRFPGLAKLAARMLDYLDYGQVNAIGVSWGGALAQQFAHDYPERCKKLILAATSAGAVMVPGKPKVLMRMASPRRYIQPSYGVHIAPDIYGGAFRRDPKLAMAHASKVRSSGKLGYYWQLFAGLGWTSIHWLHRIRQPTLVLAGDDDPIIPLINMRVLAWRIPNAELHVIDDGHLFLVTRAESVAPIIMKFLAEERRRAVMHPRPFLPKTG, encoded by the coding sequence ATGCCCCAGCCCTTCGTCTTCCGGACCATCGACCTCGACGGCCAGACCATCCGCACCGCAGTGCGGCCGGGCAAGGAAGGAAGCACTCCGCTGCTGATCTTCAACGGCATAGGCGCCAACCTGGAACTGGTATTTCCCTTCGTCCAGGCGCTCGACCCGGAACTGGAGGTGATCGCCTTCGACGTTCCCGGCGTCGGCGGTTCCTCGACGCCCAGCGTGCCCTACCGCTTTCCCGGCCTGGCCAAGCTGGCGGCGCGGATGCTCGACTACCTGGACTACGGCCAGGTCAACGCGATCGGCGTGTCCTGGGGCGGCGCGCTGGCCCAGCAGTTCGCCCACGACTATCCGGAACGCTGCAAGAAGCTGATCCTCGCCGCCACTTCGGCTGGCGCGGTGATGGTGCCGGGCAAGCCGAAGGTACTGATGCGCATGGCCAGCCCGCGGCGCTACATCCAGCCCTCCTATGGCGTACACATCGCCCCGGACATCTACGGCGGGGCCTTCCGCCGCGACCCCAAGCTGGCCATGGCGCATGCCAGCAAGGTGCGTTCGTCGGGCAAGCTGGGCTACTACTGGCAACTGTTCGCCGGGCTCGGCTGGACCAGCATCCACTGGCTGCATCGGATCCGCCAGCCGACCCTGGTGCTGGCCGGCGACGACGACCCGATCATCCCGCTGATCAACATGCGTGTGCTGGCCTGGCGCATTCCCAACGCCGAACTGCACGTGATCGACGACGGCCACCTGTTCCTGGTGACCCGCGCCGAATCGGTGGCGCCGATCATCATGAAGTTCCTCGCCGAGGAGCGCCGCCGCGCCGTCATGCACCCTCGTCCGTTCCTGCCCAAGACCGGCTGA